One Benincasa hispida cultivar B227 chromosome 5, ASM972705v1, whole genome shotgun sequence genomic window carries:
- the LOC120077280 gene encoding uncharacterized protein LOC120077280: protein MATTKYEIEKFDEKIDFELRKAKIKAVLGQQKALLAITDPSKYPETLSEAEKETIESNAYGTIILNVTDSVLRQIMDQPTVYALWNKLNEIYLNKDFPNKNFLRERFFTYKMDPTKSLTDNLNEFKRLSSEFRSIGDNIGEENEAFILFNSLPETFKDVKTALKYSRKRITIDAIISAVRVKELELQMINQEVKACSVKGRTRTMGRANRTMVTSPK from the coding sequence ATGGCAACTACCAAATATGAGATTGAGAAATTCGACGAAAAGATAGACTTTGAACTAAGGAAAGCAAAGATTAAAGCAGTCCTAGGGCAGCAAAAGGCACTCTTGGCCATTACAGACCCTTCAAAGTACCCTGAAACACTTTCTGAGGCAGAAAAAGAGACTATTGAATCAAATGCATATGGAACCATCATTCTCAATGTTACAGACAGTGTTTTAAGGCAAATTATGGATCAGCCTACTGTCTATGCCCTGTGGAATAAGTTGAATGAGATATATCTCAACAAAGATTTTCCCAACAAAAATTTCTTAAGGGAAAGATTCTTCACTTATAAGATGGATCCGACAAAGTCCCTCACAGACAATCTTAATGAGTTCAAGAGGCTATCTTCTGAGTTCAGATCGATTGGAGATAATATCGGAGAAGAGAATGAAGCATTCATACTATTTAATTCACTACCAGAGACTTTCAAAGATGTGAAGACTGCATTAAAGTACAGTAGAAAAAGAATTACCATAGATGCTATTATATCAGCTGTAAGAGTCAAAGAGCTTGAATTACAAATGATCAACCAGGAGGTGAAGGCTTGTTCTGTAAAGGGAAGAACAAGAACAATGGGAAGAGCAAACAGAACAATGGTGACAAGTCCAAAATAA